A region from the Aegilops tauschii subsp. strangulata cultivar AL8/78 chromosome 5, Aet v6.0, whole genome shotgun sequence genome encodes:
- the LOC109786834 gene encoding RING-H2 finger protein ATL38-like, whose product MAASRKRAFASVVFTAIASCAAAQTPGGPGSDSSMSFSDVMAISFFMAIFFPVFVVLLAFACLRLYRPPDDPPAAENSSAEWAHSHHKEGLDAAEIAALPLVSYRDVKQHRISDGRVDPLECAVCLLEFDDDDSLRLLPTCPHAFHPQCIGLWLEKHVTCPLCRASVLDPPPPRVPDQELETPVPPGSPPVHDHHTVVLIEDDPGRGEEEEDRTRILARTRREAGREALPRSNSTGHERAGGMERFRLRLPEHVRLEILMSHRLRHVTSAVASVRVREGSAHDPAAGGNSVRSAVARLFSLFAPGDGWSGDVEDKSGGSSRWRRDDSARGAGEDKRND is encoded by the coding sequence ATGGCCGCCTCCCGCAAGCGTGCCTTCGCCTCCGTCGTTTTCACGGCGATCGCTTCCTGCGCAGCAGCGCAGACGCCGGGAGGCCCGGGATCGGACAGTTCAATGAGTTTCTCCGACGTGATGGCCATCTCCTTCTTCATGGCCATTTTCTTCCCCGTCTTCGTCGTCCTCCTCGCGTTTGCCTGCCTCCGCCTGTACCGGCCGCCAGACGACCCCCCGGCCGCCGAGAACTCTTCGGCGGAGTGGGCGCACTCGCACCACAAGGAGGGCCTGGACGCCGCCGAGATCGCGGCGCTGCCGCTAGTGTCCTACCGTGACGTCAAGCAGCACCGGATCAGCGACGGCCGTGTCGACCCGCTGGAGTGCGCGGTTTGCCTCCTGGAGTTCGACGACGACGACAGCCTGCGCCTCCTCCCGACGTGCCCGCACGCGTTCCACCCGCAGTGCATCGGCCTCTGGCTCGAGAAGCACGTCACGTGCCCGCTCTGCCGCGCCAGCGTCCTCgacccgccgccgcctcgagtgCCAGATCAGGAGCTGGAAACGCCGGTGCCACCCGGCTCGCCGCCTGTTCACGATCACCATACGGTGGTGCTAATCGAAGACGACCCCGgccgcggcgaggaggaggaagacagGACCAGGATCCTCGCGAGGACGCGGCGCGAGGCCGGGCGCGAGGCGCTGCCGCGGTCCAACTCGACGGGGCACGAGCGCGCCGGCGGGATGGAGCGCTTCCGGCTGCGGCTGCCGGAGCACGTTCGCCTCGAGATCCTGATGTCGCACAGGCTGAGGCACGTGACGAGCGCGGTCGCGTCCGTGCGCGTGAGGGAGGGGAGCGCCCACGACCCAGCTGCCGGCGGGAATTCTGTGCGGAGCGCCGTGGCGAGGCTCTTCTCACTTTTCGCGCCCGGGGATGGGTGGAGCGGCGACGTCGAGGACAAGTCCGGGGGCTCGTCTCGCTGGCGGCGCGATGACTCTGCGCGGGGAGCAGGAGAAGACAAGAGAAACGATTGA
- the LOC109786833 gene encoding pathogenesis-related protein 1, with the protein MEYSLKLAVVLLLALASAMAVTAQNSPQDFVDPHNAARADVGVGPVTWDDNVAAYAQNYAEQRRGDCQLIHTPDGRPYGENLFGGGGTQWTAADAVSSWVSEKQYYDHGSNSCSAPEGDSCGHYTQVVWRDSTAIGCARVVCDSGDGVFIICSYNPPGNYVGQSPY; encoded by the coding sequence ATGGAGTACTCGCTGAAGCTGGCAGTAGTACTGCTCTTAGCTCTCGCGTCCGCCATGGCGGTCACGGCCCAGAACTCGCCGCAGGACTTCGTGGACCCCCACAACGCGGCGCGCGCCGACGTCGGCGTCGGGCCGGTGACCTGGGACGACAACGTGGCCGCGTACGCGCAGAACTACGCGGAGCAGCGCCGCGGCGACTGCCAGCTGATACATACTCCCGATGGCCGGCCGTACGGGGAGAACCTCTTCGGAGGCGGTGGGACCCAGTGGACGGCGGCGGACGCCGTGAGCTCGTGGGTGTCGGAGAAGCAGTACTACGACCACGGCAGCAATAGCTGCTCCGCCCCGGAGGGCGACTCGTGCGGGCACTACACACAGGTGGTGTGGCGTGACTCGACGGCCATCGGCTGCGCCCGCGTCGTCTGCGACAGCGGCGACGGCGTGTTCATCATCTGCAGCTACAACCCGCCGGGCAACTACGTGGGGCAGAGCCCATACTAG